The nucleotide window TTGTCAGGAAGGAGGAAGAGCCCATGTGGAATTATGAAAAACGTCTTCAGTTTCCAGTTAAGATCACGAAAACCTGCCCCAAATCCGCTCAGCTGATCATCAGTCAGTTCGGAGGACCGGATGGAGAGCTGGCAGCCTCTATGAGATATCTTTCCCAAAGATATACGATGCCATGCAAAAAGACGGCGGGACTTTTGACGGATATCGGTACAGAAGAGCTGGCGCATATGGAAATGATATGTGCGATCATCTACCAGCTGACGAAGGATATGAAGCCGGAAGATGCAAAGACAGCCGGGTTTGACGCGTATTATATCGATCATACCTCCGGACTTTGGCCGCAGGCGGCGGGAGGCATCCCTTTTAACGCCTGTGAGTTTCAGTCAAAAGGCGACGCCATCACAGACCTTTTTGAAGACCTGGCGGCGGAACAGAAAGCCAGGACAACGTATGACAATATCCTGAGGATCATCGACGATCCAGAGATCAGGGAACCCATTAAATTTCTCAGGGCAAGGGAGGTCGTCCACTTCCAGCGTTTCGGAGAGGCATTGGAGCAGATCAAAGACAGTCTCGATTCAAATAACTATTACTATTTTAATCCGGAATTCGATAAGCAGATGATGCAGGCGAGGAAGTAACCTTAGGGAAGACAGATAAAACGGTATCAGAGAAATCTCTGATACCGTTTTATCATTAAAACTTACGCAATAATGATTCACATTCTTTCTCTTCCTCATCATTTTCTTGGATCTGTGCGTCACCTGTTCCGGAAAGGGCTTCAAGCATCTTGACTATTTCATTTTGACCTATGGGACCTGAGCCCAAAGACAGGCTTACCATAAGGGTGAGAAAAAATTTATATATCTTTTCTTTCAATAAAATACCTCCGACTCAATTTCTGCTTTGTTTAAAGATTGAAAAGGAAGCGGTTCAATTGTCAAGACGTATTTTATGATTAATCAATGTCCATCCATCAGGCAATAATATAAATAAAGTCACGAAGAAAAAGAAGGTGACAATAAGAAAAAGATGCAGAATGATTTCTTTTGGGACAACTGCAGTTATGGATGTTGTGCATGCATTTTTCGATGTAGCTTCATTATCACCGTCACCATTGGCAGCGCTATTCTCTAAAATTGTCAGTGTCTCAATTACAGTTATTTTATCTAATAATTCATTAACATTATAAAATCTGCAAAAGAACACATTCATAGTTAAACACACAGTAAAAAGATATATAATGAAATAGACTCGAATCCGAAACAGATGATTTTTCTTCTTCTTTATTTCCAATATAGTTCCTTTCTTATCCTCAGCTGCAATCAGCTCAAGCTTTGTTTGCGAATATACATTCTTATCATATCTGGTTCTTCATCTCCTTGAACCATACACAAAAAATTCCATTCATATCTTTTGTGGATCACTGTCTTCATTTTTCAGATATTCCAGTATACTTACTTTATATGCATCTACAGGTATGTTCCATTTAACATGGAACAACAGGGAAGCTTTATCCGCTGTTTCATTGTGTTCCCTAATTTTTACGATTTCCGTACATTAACTCCCGCAACTTTTAATTTTATAGGGATATTATACTGTCATTTAATATCTCTAGCAAGAAAAAACAGTACCATTTCATCTTTAGACATATAATAGTCTCGGTTCGATTGACAAGAGTAAGGCCGCTCTTTATAATGAAGTAAGGTATACTTTACGAAATAAAATTGAGAAAATTATGCCTTATAGCACGAAGTGCGCCTGCCCGGAGGGCATGAATTAAGGGATGCCCTAGGATATACCTTAAAATACCTTTTAAAAAACGATTTTCCGATTTATCAATAGATTAGAAAAGAGGAACAATCCGATTCCATCCAGGCGGCTCGCTGGCAGAAAGATTCCGGGCCGGCCTAAAGGTGAGCGCCGCAGGGCAGAGGCCGGTGTTCCCCAAACGGAGGGAGGCAGAAACGGAAATACCGATTCCGTTTCTGAGCGAACCGGAGACAGGAAATCATCCGGATTTCCCGGCGACATGTGAGCGGTACTCCTGAAGTGGGGATAAAGCGGCCCCTGCATCGCCAGCGAACCGAAATTGTGACGGTCCGGAACTTCTGCCGATGCTAAGCTGGAGCTTGATTGTAGTTAACTAAAAATGATTCCAGAACGTGTTTTGTATCATACCCAGGGCTATCCGTCGGGTATAAGTGATTGCATTCGGTAGAGGGAAGATAATATGAAAAATAGAGTCAGAGTTCTTCGGGAAGCCAGGGGGTTTACTCAAGAACAGCTGGGAAAGCTGACAGGAGTCTCAAGACAGGCGATTAATGCGGTGGAGACGGGAAAATTTGAGCCGTCGATCTGGCTGGCCTATGATATCGCACAGGTATTTGGGTATTCCATTGAAGAAGTTTTTTTGTTCCCTGAGAGTGAAAGGAAATCCAGGGCGGAAAAAAGCAGGAGGGATATAGATGGCAGTACGGCAGCTGCGGATGCAGAATGATTCTATTTTACGAAAACGGTGTAAAGAGGTCGCAGAGGTCGATGATCGGGTACCTATGACGGCTATTGTCTTAAGCTGGTAAATCCGGAGATATTGGAAGAGAGCGGTACTCAGGAGTGTATGGAAGCCTGTCTCAGTTTTCCGGGAGCGGCGGGAAGGACCATACGGCCGCAGAAGGTCACCATAAAGGCCATGAATGAAAGAGGAGAAACCATCATCCTGGCAGGAGAAGATGAAATGGCGAAATGTATTTGCCATGAGATCGATCATCTGAACGGCGAGGTATTTATTGATAAAGCGTTGGAATTGGGGGAGGGACCCATATGGGGCATGAGGACAGGGGAAAAGCACATTTTCAAAAGCTGCCGGTGATATATTCGGAGCCGGACAGAGGACTGACTGACGTACAAGTAAAGGAAAGGAAACGGGCAGGCCTGCAAAACCTGCCGGTGGAAGCACCCTCTAAAACTGCCGGGCAGATCATAGCGGGAAATGTGTTTACATTTTTTAATTTAATATTCGCGGTTCTGGCAGTCTGCTTGATTCTGGTGAGGCGATATAAGCAGATGCTGTTTTTAATTGCGGTCGTGGTCAATGCGGTGATCGGCATCATCCAGCAGCTGCGTTCCAAACGTGTGGTGGACCAGCTCTCGCTTCTTTCTGCCTCCAGATTCCATGTGATCAGGGACGGGAAGGAAAAGGAGCTCGCATCCGATGAATTGGTGCGGGATGATGTGGTGATATTCAAGGCCGGCTGCCAGATACCGGCAGACGCGGTGGTACTGGACGGGGAAGTCAGGGTCAGTGAAGCGCTGATAACCGGGGAAGCAGACGCCGTTTATAAGCAGAAGAAATCGGCGCTTAAATCCGGCAGCTTTGTCCTCTCCGGAAAGTGCCGGGCCAGGCTGAGCCATGTGGGTGAGGATTCCTATGTTTCCCGGCTGACGATGGAAGCAAAGAAGAAAGGATTCGGCAAAAAATCGGAAATGATGGACTCCCTTGACCGGATTCTTCATGTCATTGCCGTACTCTTAGTTCCCCTTGGCCTTTTGTTGTTTTGGAAACAGCACTGGATCATGGCGCTGGATATTCCGCGGTCTGCGGTTGCGGTGATAGCGGCATTGGTGGGTATGATACCGGAAGGGCTATATCTGCTGACCAGCGTAGCTCTGGCGCTCAGTGTGATGCGTCTCGGGAAGAACCGAACTGTGGTACATGAGATGAGCTGTATAGAGACGCTTGCCAGGGTGGACGTGCTGTGTGTGGATAAAACCGGTACTATCACAGAACCTTCCATGAGGGTACATCAGGTGGTTTATTTGGATGAGGAACATTACAGCCAGGCGTATGTTACGGAGATGCTGAACGCTTTTTATACACAGATGGAAGCCGACAATGAGACAGCCATGGCCATGCGCCGGTATTATGGGAAGCAGATACCGTGGGAGATTTCCGGTAAAATTCCATTTCAGTCCTCGTCGAAATGGAGCGCCGTCACGTTTCGGGGAAAAGGCACCTTTGTGGTAGGAGCCCCAGAGGTTTTGCTGAGAGGGAATTTTCCCGAACTCTCAAAACGTATCGGACGACATTCCCGCCGGGGAGAACGGATTATTCTTGCGGGAGAGTATCGCGGGCAATTAGAGGAAGGCCGGCCGCTGACCGGTACATTCCGGCCGGCGGCGTATATTGTTATTGCCAATAATATCCGGGAAAACGCGGCGGAGACCTTTCGTTTTTTTCGGGAACAGGGAGTTGCTGTCAAGGTGATTTCCGGAGACAATCCGGAGACAGTCTCTAAAGTCGCACAGAGGGCGGCGATACCGGGTGCAGAAAATTATATTGATGCCAGAACGCTGGAGACAGAAGAATCCATAGAAAAAGCAGCAGAACGTTATACGGTATTCGGCCGGGTGACACCCGAGCAGAAACGCTCTCTTATCAAAGCGCTGAAGAAGGCCGGGCATACAGTGGCGATGACCGGGGACGGAGTAAATGATGTGCTCGCCCTGAAGGATGCGGACTGCGGCGTGGCCATGGCTTCCGGCAGCGATGCGGCTTGTCACGCGGCCCATCTGGTTCTGTTGGACTCGGATTTTGCGTCTATGCCGAAAGTGGTGGCAGAAGGAAGAAGGGTAATCAACAACATCGAGCGGGCGGCCTCCTTGTTTTTGGTGAAAAATATTTTTTCTTTTTTTGTTACTATCGTCCTTTTGTTTGCTCCGCTCCCCTATCCTCTGACGCCGATACAGCTGACTATGATCAGCGGGTTCACGATTGGGATTCCATCCTTCTTTCTGGCTTTGGAGCCGAACGAAGGGCTGATAAGGGGAAAATTTATATATAATGTGCTGGCGAAGGCATTTCCCGGCGGCCTTACCAATGTGTGCGCAGTGCTTACAGTCTCCGTCGCATGTAAGATTATGGGATATCCGGTGGAGGTCATGAATACCATGGCGGGCATAACTGTGGGGTTCGTGGGTATTTTAGTGCTGGCGCAGGTCTGCTGTCCCTTTGACGGAAAGCGATTTGCTATATGGGCATCTATGGCTGCCGCCATGGTCCTGAATGTGGTTTTGCTTGGAAAGCTGTATTCCCTGGTCCTTTTAACGTTTTCCCAGCTTTTGATTCTGCTGGTGATCATGGGAGCATCTTATCCGTTTCTGATGTTGATGTCCCGTCTTGTTCCTATGGTGATTACGAGATGGAACGGAAGGCGGCAAAAATACCCCCGGACCTTGTGATTTCCCGGGGATTGTGTATAATATAACTAATGCAATATACAAGAGGAAAAAGGGAAGGGCCGTGAGATGCAGGGAGGCAGGCGTCATGGACAGTTATGATACATTTAATCATATATTGGTAAAGCTGTTCAATGATATCATGGATATTGAGCAGAAGGCGATTATTACGGATACGTTTAAAGATATTACCAACAACGATATGCACGTAATTGAAGCGATTGGCATCGGCGCGCCTAAAAACATGTCATCCATCGCCAAGCAGCTTCGTGTGACAACCGGTACGCTTACGATTTCCATGAACAGCCTGGTGAAAAAGGGGTATGTGAAAAGAGAGAGAAGTGAACAGGACCGCCGGGTGGTATACATTATGCTGACGGCTAAAGGAAAGCTGGCATACCGCCATCACGAGGAATTTCATAAGAAAATGACGGAAGCCCTTGTGCGGGACATGGATCCGGAGGAGAGCAGGCTTCTTGTTCGGGCAATGACCAATCTGAAGGAATTTTTCGAAGAATATAAAGAGAAGATATGAACAGCCGCCGCAGATGGAAAAATCCATGCTGCTGCGGCTGAAAATTTCTGTGGAAAAGTATACCTTACCGCACGAAGTGCGCCTGCCCGGAGGGCATGAATTAAGGAGTGCCCTTGGGTATGATACAAAACACGTTCTGGAATCATTTTTAGTTAACTACAATCAAGCTCCAGCTTAGCATCGGCAGAAGTTCCGGACCGTCACAATTTCGGTTCGCTGGCGATGCAGGGGCCGCTTTATCCCCGCTCCGGCAGTACCGCTCACATGTCGGCAGGAAATCTTTATGATTTCCTGTCTCCTGTTCGCTCAGAAACGGAATCGGTATTTCCGTTTCTGTCTTCCTCCGCCTGGGGAACACCGGCCTCTGCCCTGCGGCGCTCACCTTTAGGCCGGCCCGGAATCTTTCTGCCAGCGCCCTGCCTGCCGCACCGTATTTGGCAAATTTCACTTCTTAGATTCCAGAAAAGGATTGGATATCCACACGGCCCGCAGCCTTTAGGCGCGCGGGCCGCAGTGGACCGCCCCAATGGCTTTTAAAACAAATGGGAGCTTATTTCGGTGCGGGAAGAAGTGCAAGAGGAACAATCCGATTCCATCGTAAGGTAAGCGCCGCAAGGACGTTAGCAGAATCTTCCCGGCCGCAGGGAGGTAAAAACCGAATTTCATGCAGGTTTTTATTGGAATCTGACATGGAAAAATATCGATTTATCCATGTCAGTTGGAAAGGACCGACTGGAGGCCGCAAAGATTCTGGTTACGGCTGCCAGCGAGCCGCCTGGATGGAATCGGATTGTTCCTCTTTTCTAATCTATTGATAAATCGGAAAATCGTTTTTTAAAAGGTATTTTAAGGTATATTTTCTAGAATTTGAATATGGCTGCCCCATAAGCCGGCAGTGGATATGCAAAGGAATAATCTCTGTCGTCGCAAGGTTTTTTTTGTGAAGTATAAACCGCTTGCTGTTCTTTCCCGAGCAGACCGTGTTCATTGTCAAGCAATAGCGTGAACTTCCCCTTTTTCGGTACGCCGACCCGATATTCCGGCCTTGCCACCGGGGTAAAATTGCAGATGACCAATATGTTGTTCCGTCCGGAAGGGCTTTTTCGAATAAAACTGAAAATACTCCGTTCCGCGTCATTGCAGTTGATCCATTCAAACCCGTTCCAGTCGTAGTCCTCTCCATAAAACGCAGAATATTTTTTATACAGATGGAGCAGGTCACGGAAATAGTTCTTGAGCTCCTGGTGGAGCGGTTCGTTCAGCAAGAACCAGTCGAGCTCCCTGTCCTCGCTCCATTCTCTGAGCTGTCCGAACTCCTGACCCATGAAAAGAAGCTTCTTTCCCGGATGTCCTATCATAAATGTATACCCGGCCTTTAGGTTGGAAAATTTATCCGGAAGCTCACCAGGCATTTTATTCAGCATGGAGCATTTTAAATGTACCACCTCGTCATGGGAGAGCACCAGGATGAAATTTTCACTGCATGCGTAGGTCATGCCGAAGGTCATTTTGCTGTGGTTGTCCTTTCGGAAATAGGGGTCCAGCTTCATGTATTCCAGAAAATCATGCATCCATCCCATATTCCATTTAAACGTGAAGCCAAGACCACCGTATTCCGGCGGCTCCGTCACCTGAGGCCATGCCGTGGATTCTTCCGCTATGATCATGCTGCCTGGATTCCGGCGTTTCATGATGCTGTTCAAATGCTTAAAGAATTCAATGGCTTCCAGATTTTCGTGTCCGCCGTGGATATTCGGGACCCACTGCCCGTTTTGCTTACCGTAATCCAGATAAAGCATTGAGGCGACCGCGTCCACGCGCAGTCCGTCTACATGAAAATTTTCTATCCAATAAAGAGCGTTTGCAATCAAAAAGTTGGATACTTCATGCTTGCTGTAATCGAAGACCTTCGTGCCCCAATCAGGATGCTCCCCTTTTCTGGGATCGGAATATTCATAAAGTGGAGCGCCGTCAAAGTTTGCCAATCCATGGGCATCTTTTGGAAAATGGGCCGGCACCCAGTCCAGAATGACGCCAATGCCTTTTTTGTGCAGATAGTCGATGAAGTATTTAAAGTCTACCGGTGTCCCGTAGCGAGAAGTAGGTGCATAATAGCCGGTCACCTGATATCCCCAGGAGCCGTCGAAGGGATATTCTAAAAGTCCCATGATCTCCACATGGGTGTACCCCATATCCTTTATGTATTCAGCCAGCTCCCGGGCCAGCTCTCTGTAAGAAAGAAAGTTTTCACCGCGCCTTTTCCAGGAGCCAAGATGAATCTCGTAAATGGAAAGAGGCCCAAGAGTTGGAAGGCTGTTTTTCCGCTTTTCCATCCAGCGGCTGTCGGTCCATTTATAATCTGTGCAGCCGCAGATCCGGGAGGCTGTACCGGGACGAAGCTCTGCTTGAAAAGCGTAGGGATCGGCCTTGTAGAGAAGCTCTCCTGTTTGTGTGGTAATGACATATTTGTAAAGATCTCCCGGTTTTGCCGAAACGGTAAAAAGCTCATAGATTCCGGATGAGCCTATGGGATTCATGATATGCTCGTCGGGGGCCCATCCGTTAAATTCCCCTGACACGGCCACAGAAACGGCATGCGGGGCCCACACCGCAAAATAGACGCCTTTTTTGCCGCTGCGGGTTGTCGGATGTGCTCCGAGTTTTTCGTAGATATTATAATGAGTGCCTTCTCCGAACAGATAACAGTCGGTCTCTGTGATAAACCCCGTTGTGTTCCCCATAAATTTACCCCACAATTTCTAATATTTTGCTTTCACAACCAGTCAGATGAAGACAAAGGTGATTGTTTTCAATCAACATATTCTCACCTGTCAGCAGATCGATGGCCCGGCTTCCTCCCATGGGAAGAGAGAAAGACAAATCGGCCGCGCCGCCATCAATATTGACAGCAGTGATAATATTCTCATTCTCTGATGAACGGCAGAAAGCATACTGCCGGTTGGTCAGAAACAGTTCTCTGTATGCTCCAATACACAAGGCGGGATGAGCTTTGTGTATGCGGGCCAGCTTTGCGATGTAGTCGGTCAGCCCGGTATGGTATTCCGAGAACTGGTCCGGCGATATGGCAGGACGAAGCATGTCGTCGCAATACGGAGTACGCGCTCCCTCAATTCCCCATTCCGAGCCGTAATAAATGGAAGGAATCCCAGGCAGAGTAAATAACATGGTGTAAACAGTGGCAATGTGTTTCTTGTTTTTGAGTTTGCTCATGATCCGGTCCTCATCGTGATTGTCCACGAAGGTGTACAGATTGATATTCCGGTAGATACCGCCATTCTGTTCGGACTGGCGCCGGATGGTGTGAGCGATCTCGAAACAATTATAGTCATTATGACCGGAATAAAGCCCTTTGTGGAGTTCATAATTGGTCACAGAATGTAGCATGGATTCATTGGCCCAGCGGCTGTAGTCACCGTGGATGACTTCTCCCATAAGCCAAA belongs to Qiania dongpingensis and includes:
- a CDS encoding MarR family winged helix-turn-helix transcriptional regulator, producing MDSYDTFNHILVKLFNDIMDIEQKAIITDTFKDITNNDMHVIEAIGIGAPKNMSSIAKQLRVTTGTLTISMNSLVKKGYVKRERSEQDRRVVYIMLTAKGKLAYRHHEEFHKKMTEALVRDMDPEESRLLVRAMTNLKEFFEEYKEKI
- a CDS encoding alpha-amylase family glycosyl hydrolase yields the protein MSAWYDSSVFYHMYPLGMTGAPKENREEQTEGRFEQLDAWIPHIKELGASAIYIGPLFESTTHGYDTRNYRLVDRRLGTNEDLRKFVGLCHESGIRVVVDGVFNHTGREFFAFRDIQEKRDGSPYRDWYKNVNFWQGSPLGDSFTYEAWQGHYELAALNLRNPAVQDYLLSAVSFWVQEFDIDGIRLDCANVLDFDFMKALRSHCDRLKPEFWLMGEVIHGDYSRWANESMLHSVTNYELHKGLYSGHNDYNCFEIAHTIRRQSEQNGGIYRNINLYTFVDNHDEDRIMSKLKNKKHIATVYTMLFTLPGIPSIYYGSEWGIEGARTPYCDDMLRPAISPDQFSEYHTGLTDYIAKLARIHKAHPALCIGAYRELFLTNRQYAFCRSSENENIITAVNIDGGAADLSFSLPMGGSRAIDLLTGENMLIENNHLCLHLTGCESKILEIVG
- the glgB gene encoding 1,4-alpha-glucan branching protein GlgB, whose protein sequence is MGNTTGFITETDCYLFGEGTHYNIYEKLGAHPTTRSGKKGVYFAVWAPHAVSVAVSGEFNGWAPDEHIMNPIGSSGIYELFTVSAKPGDLYKYVITTQTGELLYKADPYAFQAELRPGTASRICGCTDYKWTDSRWMEKRKNSLPTLGPLSIYEIHLGSWKRRGENFLSYRELARELAEYIKDMGYTHVEIMGLLEYPFDGSWGYQVTGYYAPTSRYGTPVDFKYFIDYLHKKGIGVILDWVPAHFPKDAHGLANFDGAPLYEYSDPRKGEHPDWGTKVFDYSKHEVSNFLIANALYWIENFHVDGLRVDAVASMLYLDYGKQNGQWVPNIHGGHENLEAIEFFKHLNSIMKRRNPGSMIIAEESTAWPQVTEPPEYGGLGFTFKWNMGWMHDFLEYMKLDPYFRKDNHSKMTFGMTYACSENFILVLSHDEVVHLKCSMLNKMPGELPDKFSNLKAGYTFMIGHPGKKLLFMGQEFGQLREWSEDRELDWFLLNEPLHQELKNYFRDLLHLYKKYSAFYGEDYDWNGFEWINCNDAERSIFSFIRKSPSGRNNILVICNFTPVARPEYRVGVPKKGKFTLLLDNEHGLLGKEQQAVYTSQKKPCDDRDYSFAYPLPAYGAAIFKF
- a CDS encoding helix-turn-helix transcriptional regulator, with protein sequence MKNRVRVLREARGFTQEQLGKLTGVSRQAINAVETGKFEPSIWLAYDIAQVFGYSIEEVFLFPESERKSRAEKSRRDIDGSTAAADAE
- a CDS encoding HAD-IC family P-type ATPase; its protein translation is MGHEDRGKAHFQKLPVIYSEPDRGLTDVQVKERKRAGLQNLPVEAPSKTAGQIIAGNVFTFFNLIFAVLAVCLILVRRYKQMLFLIAVVVNAVIGIIQQLRSKRVVDQLSLLSASRFHVIRDGKEKELASDELVRDDVVIFKAGCQIPADAVVLDGEVRVSEALITGEADAVYKQKKSALKSGSFVLSGKCRARLSHVGEDSYVSRLTMEAKKKGFGKKSEMMDSLDRILHVIAVLLVPLGLLLFWKQHWIMALDIPRSAVAVIAALVGMIPEGLYLLTSVALALSVMRLGKNRTVVHEMSCIETLARVDVLCVDKTGTITEPSMRVHQVVYLDEEHYSQAYVTEMLNAFYTQMEADNETAMAMRRYYGKQIPWEISGKIPFQSSSKWSAVTFRGKGTFVVGAPEVLLRGNFPELSKRIGRHSRRGERIILAGEYRGQLEEGRPLTGTFRPAAYIVIANNIRENAAETFRFFREQGVAVKVISGDNPETVSKVAQRAAIPGAENYIDARTLETEESIEKAAERYTVFGRVTPEQKRSLIKALKKAGHTVAMTGDGVNDVLALKDADCGVAMASGSDAACHAAHLVLLDSDFASMPKVVAEGRRVINNIERAASLFLVKNIFSFFVTIVLLFAPLPYPLTPIQLTMISGFTIGIPSFFLALEPNEGLIRGKFIYNVLAKAFPGGLTNVCAVLTVSVACKIMGYPVEVMNTMAGITVGFVGILVLAQVCCPFDGKRFAIWASMAAAMVLNVVLLGKLYSLVLLTFSQLLILLVIMGASYPFLMLMSRLVPMVITRWNGRRQKYPRTL
- a CDS encoding peptide deformylase, which encodes MEACLSFPGAAGRTIRPQKVTIKAMNERGETIILAGEDEMAKCICHEIDHLNGEVFIDKALELGEGPIWGMRTGEKHIFKSCR
- a CDS encoding manganese catalase family protein; amino-acid sequence: MWNYEKRLQFPVKITKTCPKSAQLIISQFGGPDGELAASMRYLSQRYTMPCKKTAGLLTDIGTEELAHMEMICAIIYQLTKDMKPEDAKTAGFDAYYIDHTSGLWPQAAGGIPFNACEFQSKGDAITDLFEDLAAEQKARTTYDNILRIIDDPEIREPIKFLRAREVVHFQRFGEALEQIKDSLDSNNYYYFNPEFDKQMMQARK